A single region of the Nicotiana sylvestris chromosome 6, ASM39365v2, whole genome shotgun sequence genome encodes:
- the LOC138871185 gene encoding uncharacterized protein: MISAPVAQPPRGAGQTGRGRPRDEGQARRGQPATTQSGGGQPVGALARFYALPARPDALASDAIITSIISVCGRDVSVLFDLGSSNSFVSSLFARFLVIPPAPLGTLVHVSTHVGDSVVVDRIYWCVVTFYGFETREDLLFLDMIDFEIILGMDWLSPYHAILDFHAKIVTLTMPWFPRLEWKGSIVDTSSRVISFLKARYMVEKGCLDYLAYVWDTTAESPTIDSVPVVREFVDVFPSNLPGMPPDRDIDFCIDLAPGTQPISIQPYRMAPNELKKLKEKLEELLAKGFVRPSVLLWGAPVLFVKKKDGTMRMCIDYR; the protein is encoded by the coding sequence atgatttcagcaccaGTTGCTCAGCCTCCCAGAGGCGCGGGACAGACGGGtagaggccgtcctagagatgaaGGCCAGGCaaggagaggtcagccagctactactcagtcaggtggaggccagccagttggTGCTCtagccagattctatgcccttccggctaggccagatgcattggcctcagatgccatcatcacaagtattatttccGTCTGCGGTAGAGATgtttcggtattatttgatctagggtcctCCAATTCAtttgtatcatctctgtttgctcgtttTCTGGTTATTCCTCCGGCGCCTTTAGGCACTcttgttcatgtgtccactcatgtgggtgattctgtggttgtggatcggatctactggtgtgtggtcacattctatggttttgagactagagagGATCTCCTATTtcttgatatgattgactttgagatcatcctgggcatggattggttatctccatatcacgccaTCCTAGATTTCCATGCCAAGATTGTTACATTAACAATGCCATGGTTTCCAAGGTTGGAATGGAAGGGTTCCATAGTTGATAcgtctagtcgggttatctctttcctgaaggctcggtatatggtcgagaaggggtgtttggattatttggcttatgtttgggacaccaccgcagagtctccgacaattgattcagttccagtagttcggGAGTTCgtcgatgtgtttccttctaatcttcctggcatgccaccggatcgtgatattgatttctgtattgatttggctccaggaacCCAGCCTATATCCATCCAACCATACCGTATGGCTCCAAatgagttgaagaagttgaaggagaagcttgaggagttgttagcaaaggggtttgttagacctaGTGTATTGCTTTGGGGTGCAcccgtgttatttgtgaagaagaaggatgggactatgcggatgtgcattgattaccgctag